A section of the Citrus sinensis cultivar Valencia sweet orange chromosome 8, DVS_A1.0, whole genome shotgun sequence genome encodes:
- the LOC102627300 gene encoding probable LRR receptor-like serine/threonine-protein kinase At3g47570, which produces MLKSISTSCLVTLACCFNLLLHSYAFSGSPSDRTDRLALLAIKSQLHDPLGVTSSWNNSINLCQWTGVTCGHRHQRVTELDLRNQSIGGILSPHVGNLSFLRLIHLADNNFYGNIPQEVGRLSRLESLELANNSFSGKIPTNLSRCSNLVNFSAHGNNLVGEIPADVGYNWMRLEKLSISDNHLTGQLPASIGNLSVLKVINVEENRLSGRIPNTLSQLRNLFYLNIAGNQFSGNVPPSIYNLSSLELLYLRGNRLIGSLPIDIGLTLPKLTNFVIAENNFSGPIPNSFSNTSNLVMLDLNLNLFSGKVPINFSRLQNLSWLLLAGNNLGNGAANDLDFITPLTNCSKLIALGLYGNRFGGVLPHSIANLSTTTVQINMGRNQISGTIPSGIGNLVNLNGFGIDLNQLTGTIPHEIGKLTNLQLLYLDFNLLEGSIPFSLGNLTLLTKLELRSNYLQGNIPSSLGNCRSLLSLNVSQNKLTGALPKQIFNITTLSLYLDLSNNFLNDSLPLEVGNLQNLVELDISRNQVSGEIPATLSACTSLEYLNLSYNYFRGGIPLSLSSLKSVKVLDLSSNNLSGQIPKYLENLSFLEYLNISSNHFEGKVPTKGVFSNKTRISLSGNGKLCGGLYELQLPSCGSKGSRKSTVALFKVVIPVTISCLILLGCFIVVYARRRRFVHKSSVTSPMEQQFPIVSYAELSKATGEFSTSNMIGQGSFGFVYRGILGEGGLLVAVKVLNLTRKGAFKSFVAECEALRNIRHRNLIKIITICSSIDSHGVDFKALVYEYMQNGSLEEWLHHSNDQHDVCDLSLIQRLNIAIDIAYAIEYLHHHCQPPIIHGDLKPSNVLLDHDMVAHVGDFGLAKFLYACQVDDMETHSSSIGIKGTVGYVAPEYGMGSEASMAGDVYSFGILLLEIFIRKRPTDSMFNDGLTIHEFAMKALPQRVIEIVDPLLLLEVRTNNSKNPCGDGRGGIEECLVAVITIGVLCSMESPIDRTLEMRNVVAKLCAAREAFLSVYDLM; this is translated from the exons ATGCTTAAATCCATTTCCACTAGCTGCCTTGTCACTCTCGCATGCTGCTTCAATCTGTTGCTTCATTCCTACGCCTTTTCTGGCTCCCCATCAGATAGGACTGATCGTCTGGCTTTGCTTGCAATAAAATCCCAACTTCATGATCCGCTTGGAGTTACAAGTTCATGGAACAATTCGATAAACTTATGCCAATGGACAGGTGTGACATGTGGTCATCGACATCAAAGGGTAACCGAGCTAGATCTGAGAAACCAAAGCATTGGAGGTATCTTATCTCCTCATGTTGGGAATCTCAGCTTCCTCAGGTTAATCCACCTCGCAGACAACAATTTCTACGGAAATATTCCCCAGGAAGTTGGTCGTCTGTCTAGGCTTGAGAGTCTAGAGCTCGcaaataattctttttcaggTAAAATACCAACCAATTTGTCTCGTTGCTCTAACCTTGTCAACTTCTCAGCCCACGGAAACAATCTGGTGGGTGAAATTCCAGCAGATGTCGGCTACAACTGGATGAGGCTTGAGAAACTGTCCATTTCTGATAATCATCTAACAGGACAGCTCCCAGCTTCCATTGGGAATCTTTCAGTTCTTAAAGTAATTAATGTTGAAGAAAATAGGTTGAGTGGAAGAATTCCAAATACTCTAAGCCAACTGAGaaacttgttttatttgaacaTAGCTGGAAATCAATTCTCCGGTAATGTTCCTCCGTCAATTTataatctctcttcccttgaGTTACTTTATCTCAGAGGGAATAGATTAATTGGAAGTTTGCCAATTGACATAGGACTCACTCTTCCAAAACTTACAAATTTTGTTATTGCcgaaaacaatttttctggTCCTATCCCAAATTCATTTTCCAACACTTCAAATCTTGTGATGCTTGACCTTAACTTGAATCTCTTCAGCGGGAAAGTGCCGATTAATTTTAGCAGGCTTCAAAATCTATCGTGGCTACTGTTGGCAGGAAATAATTTGGGAAATGGAGCAGCCAATGATCTTGATTTTATAACCCCTCTAACCAACTGTAGCAAGTTGATAGCCCTTGGTTTATATGGGAATCGATTTGGAGGAGTGCTGCCACATTCTATAGCCAACCTCTCGACAACAACAGTCCAAATCAACATGGGAAGAAATCAAATATCAGGCACCATACCTTCTGGGATAGGAAATCTCGTCAATCTAAATGGATTTGGTATAGATCTCAACCAGTTAACTGGCACTATTCCTCATGAAATTGGTAAGCTTACGAACTTGCAATTACTATACCTAGACTTCAACCTTTTAGAAGGTAGCATTCCCTTCTCTTTAGGTAATTTAACACTGCTGACTAAACTTGAACTGCGGTCCAATTACTTGCAAGGCAATATACCCTCCTCCTTAGGAAACTGCAGGAGTTTGTTGTCGTTAAATGTCTCCCAAAATAAGCTCACAGGTGCTTTGCCCAAACAAATTTTCAACATAACAACTCTTTCACTTTACCTAGATCtgtctaataattttctcaacGACTCTCTTCCTCTAGAAGTGGGCAACTTGCAGAATCTTGTTGAATTGGATATATCAAGAAATCAGGTTTCTGGTGAGATTCCTGCGACTTTAAGTGCTTGCACAAGCTTGGAATATCTTAATCTTtcatacaattattttagagGAGGTATTCCTCTTTCTTTAAGTTCCTTGAAAAGTGTTAAAGTGCTAGATCTTTCAAGCAATAATTTATCTGGCCAGATTCCAAAATATCTTGAGAACCTATCATTTTTGGAATACTTGAATATTTCTAGCAATCATTTTGAGGGCAAGGTACCAACAAAAGGAGTTTTTagcaataaaacaagaatttcACTATCTGGAAATGGAAAACTTTGTGGGGGTTTATATGAATTGCAATTACCTTCCTGCGGCTCTAAAGGATCAAGAAAATCAACAGTTGCTCTTTTCAAAGTGGTGATCCCAGTGACAATTTCATGTTTGATCTTATTAGGTTGctttattgttgtttatgCCCGAAGAAGGAGATTTGTACATAAATCTTCTGTAACATCACCAATGGAACAACAATTTCCAATAGTTTCTTATGCAGAGTTGAGTAAGGCAACTGGTGAATTTTCAACATCAAACATGATTGGTCAAGGAAGCTTTGGCTTTGTGTACAGGGGAATTTTGGGAGAAGGTGGATTGTTGGTTGCAGTGAAAGTCCTTAATCTTACACGAAAAGGGGCCTTCAAGAGTTTTGTGGCTGAATGTGAAGCATTAAGAAATATTCGTCATCGAAatctcatcaaaatcatcactaTTTGCTCCAGTATAGATTCTCATGGGGTTGATTTTAAGGCACTTGTTTATGAATACATGCAGAATGGAAGTTTAGAGGAGTGGTTGCACCATAGCAATGATCAACACGATGTATGCGATTTAAGTCTGATACAAAGATTAAACATAGCCATTGATATTGCCTATGCAATCGAATATCTTCACCACCACTGTCAACCACCCATTATTCATGGAGATCTAAAGCCGAGTAATGTTTTGCTTGACCATGACATGGTTGCCCATGTTGGTGATTTTGGGTTGGCAAAATTTCTTTATGCCTGTCAAGTTGATGATATGGAAACACATTCAAGTTCAATTGGAATAAAAGGAACTGTTGGCTACGTTGCTCCAG AGTACGGCATGGGGAGTGAAGCCTCAATGGCAGGAGATGTATACAGTTTTGGTATTCTGCTGCTTGAGATCTTTATTAGAAAGCGACCAACCGATAGCATGTTTAATGACGGCCTAACTATCCATGAATTTGCAATGAAGGCTTTGCCACAAAGAGTGATTGAGATTGTTGATCCTTTGCTTTTGTTAGAGGTAAGGACAAATAACTCTAAGAATCCTTGTGGAGATGGAAGAGGTGGAATTGAAGAGTGCTTGGTAGCTGTAATCACAATTGGAGTTCTTTGCTCAATGGAATCTCCGATTGACCGAACATTGGAGATGAGAAATGTTGTGGCAAAATTGTGCGCTGCGAGGGAGGCTTTTCTTAGCGTGTACGATTTGATGTAG